The Microbacterium luteum nucleotide sequence GGAAGATCACCGCCGCATCGCAGCAGAAGTGGCGCACCATGCTCGACCGCGACGAGGAAGGCACCAAGGGGCTCCTCGCCGACATGGCGGCCGGCAGCGCCGTCAACGTCACCGAGAAGGGTGAGTCCGACGGTGTCCTCGACGCCGATGAGGACCTGTACAACCGCACGATCGGGAAGAACAAGACCAAGGAGGAGGTGGCCTGATGGCCGACTACCTGCCCCGGCACACTCCGGGAACCGCTGTCACCCGCACCGCTTCGGCGGCTGTCACGGGTGGTCGTCTCGTCGTCGCCTCGGGCGCCGACACCGTCGCACACGCTGGTGCCGATGCGGCAAACGTGGTCGGGGTCGCCGGCTTCGACGCCGCGAACGGCGAAGCCGTGACGGTCTACACCCGCCCCACGGGTGTGCACCCCCTGGTCGCCTCCGCGGCGATCGCAGCGGGCGCTCAGGTGATCTCCGCCGCCACCGGCAAGGTCGCAACCATCGGTGCCGGCGAGAACCCGATCGGGATCGCGCTGACCGCCGCCTCCGCCGACAACGACGTCATCGACGTCCAGTTCGTCTGACGCAAGGGAGAAGGAAACTATGGCGTCTTACACCTACCCCACGGGGCACCCGTCGGGAACCCTCACCGTCGATGAAGCACGTCTCGTTCTCGGCTCGTCGGCGGTCGTCGCCCGCGCGCTCGCGGACATCATGGAGATGTCCTTCATCGGCGACTACCTGCTGCAGGACCGCCTCGACGCGGCCGCGGGCGGTGTTTTCTACGAGAGCATCGAGTCCGCGTTCGCCCCGACCGAGTCGGAGATCGTGGCGCCGGGCGCCGGGTACCCGAAGGTCGTCCTCCCCGAGGGCACCATCGAGGCAGCCCGCGCGGTGACCCGTGGTCTCACCACGGATGTCACCGACAAGAAGCTCGCCGAGCGCGGCGGGTCGGTGCTCAGCCGAGCTCTCCGCATCCTCGCGAACACGGTGATCCGTGACGTCGACACCGTCACGATGGGCGTGATCTCGTCCGTCGTTTCGTCGACGTTCGCTTCCCCCGGCGGCGCGTGGGACTCGGCCGGTGATGTCGTCCGAGCACTCACGGACATCCGCACTCAGCGGGCCAACCTCGGACTCGGCATCGACCTGAACACGGTCGTCCTGTCGCCGTCGGACTACGCCACCCTGATCGGCATGTTCATCAACGACGGCGCTCTGCCCCGCGAGGCGCAGAACCCCGCCACCACCGGCGGTGTCCCGCTGAACCTCTACGGGTACAACTGGGTAACCTCGCCGTTCTACACCGGCTCGAACCCGCTGTTCGTGGACCGGGAGATGCTCGGCGGCATGGCCGACCAGACCGGCATCTCGCCGGACTGGACCTCCTACGGAGAGTTCGGAATCGAGGCACAGTCGGACCGCAAGACCGGCTACGACAAGTGGACGGTCGGCGCACGCCGCATCACCGTTCCGGTGGTCCTCGAGCCGAACGCCGGCGTGCAGATCACCTCGACCGGACTCTGAGGAGGCTGAGCTGATGGCGAAGCACAAGATCACCAACGGCGCGGTCGTTCTCGCATCGGCGTCGAGCAGCCGGGTGTATCTCTACGCCCCGGCGATCGTCGAGTCGGACGACTACACCCAGGACAGCGTGAAGCACGCCGTGTCCGCAGGGCTGCTCGAACCGATCGAGGCGAAAGCCTCGAACGCAACGGCCAAGAAGTAAGACGAGAGGGGGCGATGATCCGTGGCCTACATCCACTCCGACATCGGTTCGGATGAGCCCAAGGCGCGTCGCGTGCTCGCACGCGCACGGGTCATCGCCCCCTGCATCTTCACTCTCCCCGCAGGTAGCGAAGAATGGAAAGACGGCCAGGCGATCCTGCAGGCCGTCTTCGCGGAGGTGCCCAAGACGGGCACCCGCCGCACCCGGACGCTGTCCCGCAACGGCACCTCAATGTCGTTCGAGGCGTCCGGGATGTTCACGATCGACGAGATCGAGTCCCTCCGAGGCTTGTGCACGCCGCCACCGGTGGCGACTGGCGCCCCGGTGGGATCATTCCCCACCGGCGGAGTCGTGAACCGACTTTGGCCGGCAGGGGAGGACGCCTGATGTCGTGGCCAGAGTTCTTCTACCCCCACGAGGTCGATATCTCCAACCCGACCGGGGGCGGCGGGCTCGGGGGTGGCTACGCAGACGCGGCCACCGTCTCCGCTGAGGTGAAAGACCGCATCGAAACCGTTCGCACCCCTGACGGCGCGGAGGCGGTTTCATCAGCGCAGGTCTCGGTGCCTCTCGACACGACGGTCCGCCTGGGCGCACTCGTGACGACGTGGAAGGGGACTCCGCACCAGCGGACGTCCGAAGTGATCGCGCTCGCGCGGAACGAGAACGGCGACCCGCTCGACGAGTTCACGATCCTCTATCTGAAGTAAGGCGGCCCGGTGATGCAGATCAACACCCGCGTACTGCTCACCGAAGCCGAGAAGGCTATCCAGAAGGGACTCCGCGCGGTGGCGCGCGAGACCCTGCGCCGCTCCAACCAGAAAGCGCCGGACGACCCGGGAACAGACGGCCGTGACCTGAAGAAGTCCGGCAGCGTCAGCGTCGACGATCTCTCCGCGCAGGTGTCGTACACCGCACGGCACGCCCTCTTCCAGCACGAGCGGCTCGATTATCAGCACCCCAACGGGGGTGAGGCGAAGTTCCTGGAACGCGCCGCCAGCGAGGTATCCGCCGGGCCGGGTGAGCAGATCATGGCCCGCGCGGTCCGGGAGGTGTTCAAATGAACGACGACGACCTCACCATCCTCATCTGCGAGACCCTCGGCCACATGCCCGGGTGGAACTGGTGGGAAACCGCCACGCCCTACCCGGTCGACGAGGTCGGCATCCACTACGGCGACCTCCCCGCCGACGGTCCAGACCAGGCCATCGGGGTCAGCGTCTACGACGCACAAGACCCCCTCCATCTCTCATGGCGGAACGTGCAGCTTCGCATCCGCGGCAAACAGCGGGATAAGCGAAGCGCCGACAAGCTCGGCTCCTTCGCGTTCATCGCCATGCAACGGCTCTCCCGGGTGGGAGGGATCAGCGACACCAGTCGCATCTCATTCGCTCCTCTCGGAGCGGACGGCAACGCCCGCGAAGAGCGGACCGAGAACTACATCATCATCCTCGACAACCCGGAGGTAACAGCATCATGACCACGGCAGTTCCCCTTCCCGCCGGCACGACGCTCGGAAAGAGCTTCGAGTACGGCGTCGACATCAACCTCGGCACCACCGGCTCGCCGGACTGGCAGTCGATCCGTCGCATCAGTGGCGTCCAGCCGACGTACACCCCGACCACGCAGGACGTGCAGACCTACGATGACCTCGGCGCGCAGAACAGCGACGTCACCGGCTGGTCGTGGAGCCTCGCGTTCAACGTGCAGGTCAACCGCAGCCTGTCGACCGGCCTGTACCTGCCGGAGATCGAAGCGCTCCTCGCGCGCGCATCGGACCCCGACGCGAAGGGTGAGGCGGCGGTCGCGGAGTTCCGCTGGTACCACAAGCCGGAAACCGGCGAGCCGAACCCGAACGACGCCCGGCAGGGCATCGGCACGATCTCTGTGTCACGCACCAATGTCGGCCCGAACGGCGAGGTCGAGAACCTCACCGTCACCATCACCGGCAAGGGCACGTTCGCGAAGATCGCGAACCCGTTCGCGGGCTGGTCGGTCACCGCACCGACCATCTCCACCGCGGCACCGCTCAACGGCGGCGACGGCGACCTGATCACCCTGATCGGCTCGTCGTTCCTCGGCACCACGGGTGTCACCGTGGACAGCGACCCGGCGGAGTACAACGTGGTCAACGGAGCCACGATCGTCATCGCGCTGCCTGTCGGCGACGCCGGCAACGTGCCCATCGTGGTGACCAACGCGACCGGCGCATCGTCCGCGTTCACCTACGCGCGCGCAGCCTGACGCTGAAAGACCGGAGGGAGCGGGCGAACATACCCCGCTCCCTCCGGACCAAACCCCGAGGAGCAACCTGTGGGACACGTCGACTTCACCGACTGGGCCGTGCAAGATCTGGTATTGCCGTACAAGGGAAAGCAGTACCGTGTGCCGGCGCCTTCCGTCCGCCGAGCTCCTCTGATCCTCGCGTCGGCGCTTCGCGGTGAGATCAATCTGGGGTACGCCCGGGACGAGACGGGCGCGCCGATCACCGAAGTGCCCGAAGAGGTGCAGGAGTTGCTCGACACCATCGGCGACACTCACCCCGGCCTGACTGACGAGGTATACGCCCAGATGGTCGCCGACGACCTGCCTGTGGTGACCATCGACCGGATGGCGTACTACGCGGTCTTCTACTGGGCGCGAGGGCGCGAGTACGCTGACCGGCTCGCCGCTCTCATGTGGACGCCGCGTGAGCTTCCCGAGGAGGAGCAGCCAGCCCCAAAAGACTGATCACGGCGGAGGACTGGGCACCCTACGCCGCACCCGGCGCCACCGTCGACGCAGACGGCTGGTACTCGGACTATGTGCCCGTCCCCGCAGACCTGCGCCCCGAGATGCCCAGCGCGGCACGCGCACAGAAGCCAGCGGTTGAGGTCGACGGCTCGCTGTACGCCGTCACCGCGAACTGGCGCCTCGTGATCGCCGAGCTCATGGAACGCGGCATCGACCTCTACGACCCCGCGGTGCTCGACCGACCGTGGCCCGGCGTGCGCGCCCTGATCTTCTCGCTGCTCGACTCCGACACACGGTTGCGGGCGGTGCTCACCCGGAGGTGATCCGCGATGGCCCTTCGCGCCGGCGTGCTCGAGTTCCTCTTCACCGCGAACGACAGCGACTACGAGAAGAAGCTGAAGGGCGTCAAAGACACCGGCGAGAAGATCGAACGCAACCCGATCAAGCAGAAGCTCGACGCCGACGAGAAGGGTGCTCTCGCCGGCATGGACCGTGTCGAGACCGCCGCGAAGAAGCTCGTCAGCCAGGACACCGCGATCAAGATCAACGCGAACGTCGCCTCGGCGGAGAAGAGCATTGACTCGACCCAGAAGCGACTCGACTACCTCCGCTCCGTCGAGACCACGATGGACGTGAGCGCCGACATCAAGCGCGCTGAAGCGCGCCTGCAGCGACTGGAACGTCAGCGCGACGCACTGGTCAACGCCCGAGCGGAGATGGTGGTCGACGCATCGACCGATCCGGCACGCCAGAAGCTTCAGGACGTCGAGGGGTACGCCGCCGATTCGGGCAAGAAGGCGGGGAAGAACGCCGGTGAAGAGCTCGGCGGAAACATCGTTGCCGCGCTCGCTAC carries:
- a CDS encoding phage tail tube protein encodes the protein MTTAVPLPAGTTLGKSFEYGVDINLGTTGSPDWQSIRRISGVQPTYTPTTQDVQTYDDLGAQNSDVTGWSWSLAFNVQVNRSLSTGLYLPEIEALLARASDPDAKGEAAVAEFRWYHKPETGEPNPNDARQGIGTISVSRTNVGPNGEVENLTVTITGKGTFAKIANPFAGWSVTAPTISTAAPLNGGDGDLITLIGSSFLGTTGVTVDSDPAEYNVVNGATIVIALPVGDAGNVPIVVTNATGASSAFTYARAA
- a CDS encoding DUF7426 family protein, which gives rise to MGHVDFTDWAVQDLVLPYKGKQYRVPAPSVRRAPLILASALRGEINLGYARDETGAPITEVPEEVQELLDTIGDTHPGLTDEVYAQMVADDLPVVTIDRMAYYAVFYWARGREYADRLAALMWTPRELPEEEQPAPKD
- a CDS encoding DUF2190 family protein; translation: MADYLPRHTPGTAVTRTASAAVTGGRLVVASGADTVAHAGADAANVVGVAGFDAANGEAVTVYTRPTGVHPLVASAAIAAGAQVISAATGKVATIGAGENPIGIALTAASADNDVIDVQFV
- a CDS encoding phage tail terminator protein, which produces MNDDDLTILICETLGHMPGWNWWETATPYPVDEVGIHYGDLPADGPDQAIGVSVYDAQDPLHLSWRNVQLRIRGKQRDKRSADKLGSFAFIAMQRLSRVGGISDTSRISFAPLGADGNAREERTENYIIILDNPEVTAS